From a single Novipirellula caenicola genomic region:
- a CDS encoding DEAD/DEAH box helicase, with translation MFSDLHNRDASARSLDQPRLSASLADEAAAVIQDQLGLTLRPTQIEAARCLFDPSIVELPTGEGKTLSIAVAAIAMVSAGRRVFVATANDYLATRDCEFLQTVFQALGITAASITAQTTSAEKQVAYDADVIYSTLRQFGFDYLTERIEWRNEQRNAQRNESASRRHRQITRDVLLVDEADSVLIDEACTPLVISSPSVTVEANTAAMYRWAADFAKTLSANIDFVSMADSDAIALTTAGHQKVLRSTMPVEMNQLTSTEIVAAVETAIEAATRFRRDEHYLVSEDQIQLVDEFTGRGQVNRTFAADLHQAIQAREEVAITPPSRPLARITIQEFVAGFAHLSGTTATAWEDRREIADVYGLSVRRIASWKPLRRIEYPAQVYCSETAKFEAIADEIQQVVADGRAVLVGTRTIEKSEQLSRVLQAQGLQHVVLNARHVDREAEWVKAAGTSGRITVATNMAGRGTDIPLDPSVADAGGLHVIVSEPHSAARIDRQLIGRAARQGDPGSCRCYGSIDDEILDRAYGAVAADSLRHRLRNLYSETQVRRQLRRAQTAVTRTQRRGRRHLTAHANRFALQMRSLGLDPHLDPISESR, from the coding sequence GTGTTCAGCGACCTTCACAATCGGGATGCTTCCGCTCGCTCGCTCGACCAACCACGGTTGTCGGCGTCGTTGGCCGACGAAGCCGCAGCGGTGATCCAGGATCAACTAGGATTGACGCTGCGTCCGACTCAAATCGAGGCGGCTCGCTGTTTGTTCGACCCTTCGATTGTGGAGCTGCCTACCGGCGAAGGCAAGACACTTAGTATCGCCGTGGCCGCGATCGCCATGGTCAGCGCCGGTCGACGTGTTTTTGTCGCCACTGCAAACGACTATTTGGCGACACGCGATTGCGAGTTCTTGCAGACGGTTTTTCAGGCATTGGGCATCACCGCTGCGTCCATCACCGCCCAGACGACGTCGGCCGAAAAGCAAGTCGCCTACGATGCGGATGTCATCTACAGCACGCTTCGGCAATTTGGATTCGATTATCTGACCGAGCGGATCGAGTGGCGAAACGAGCAGCGAAACGCACAACGAAACGAGTCCGCATCTCGTCGTCATCGCCAGATAACGCGGGATGTGTTGTTGGTCGATGAAGCTGACAGCGTGCTGATCGACGAAGCTTGCACTCCGCTGGTGATCTCGTCCCCTTCGGTGACCGTTGAAGCGAACACCGCAGCGATGTATCGCTGGGCTGCGGATTTTGCCAAAACGTTGTCAGCCAACATCGATTTCGTCTCGATGGCCGATTCGGACGCGATTGCGTTGACGACGGCGGGACACCAAAAGGTGCTTCGCTCGACGATGCCCGTCGAAATGAATCAATTGACCAGCACTGAAATTGTCGCGGCGGTGGAAACGGCAATCGAGGCAGCCACCCGGTTTCGCCGTGATGAACATTACCTTGTCAGCGAAGATCAGATTCAATTGGTGGATGAATTTACCGGGCGGGGGCAAGTCAATCGAACCTTTGCCGCAGACCTTCATCAAGCGATCCAAGCTCGCGAGGAAGTGGCGATCACACCACCCTCTCGGCCGCTGGCGCGAATCACGATTCAAGAGTTTGTCGCCGGTTTTGCTCATCTGTCGGGGACGACGGCTACGGCGTGGGAAGATCGCCGCGAGATTGCTGATGTCTATGGATTGTCCGTTCGGCGTATCGCGTCTTGGAAACCGCTGCGACGTATCGAATATCCCGCCCAAGTTTATTGCAGCGAAACGGCCAAATTCGAAGCGATTGCCGACGAGATCCAACAGGTCGTCGCTGACGGACGCGCCGTGCTGGTCGGCACTCGAACGATTGAAAAATCGGAACAGCTGAGCCGTGTGTTGCAGGCCCAAGGTTTGCAGCATGTGGTGTTAAATGCGCGGCACGTGGATCGTGAAGCCGAATGGGTCAAAGCGGCGGGAACCTCAGGCCGGATCACCGTTGCCACCAACATGGCAGGACGTGGCACCGATATTCCGCTCGATCCATCCGTCGCGGATGCCGGTGGTTTGCATGTGATCGTCAGCGAACCCCATTCGGCGGCTCGCATCGATCGCCAATTGATTGGCCGAGCAGCCCGGCAAGGGGATCCGGGGTCGTGTCGCTGTTATGGGTCGATCGATGACGAAATACTCGATCGCGCGTACGGAGCGGTGGCCGCCGACTCGCTGCGACATCGCCTGCGAAATTTGTACTCCGAAACGCAAGTCCGCCGGCAACTTCGCCGCGCCCAAACCGCCGTCACCCGAACGCAGCGGCGCGGGCGACGTCATCTAACAGCCCATGCCAACCGTTTCGCTTTGCAAATGCGTTCGCTCGGACTCGATCCTCATCTCGATCCGATCAGTGAATCCCGATGA